Below is a window of Cytobacillus firmus DNA.
ATAGCTGTATACATCAAAGAACATTCCAATTTTGCCGGATTCAAAGCTTACTTGTTCACCAGCTTTCGGATGAGACTTGTCTTTAAACATCATGCGATCGAGCATTTCCAGTGTCTCAACCCCTTGTGGGCTGTTCCACGTAAACTCAGTTGTTTCTTCATTAAATAGGCTTCCTCCGTTGCTCCAAGTGTGTGAAAGCAATGCAATCCAAGTGTTCCAGTCACGGAAGAAATTAGCGCCATATGTGCCGCTTGCAGAGATTGCCTTTGCGGATTTTTCAAATTGCTCCCAGGTCCATGTTCCAGCTTCCACATGTTCATTTGGTGTCTTTTCCCCTGCGTTTATAAACAGGTCCTCGTTATAGAAAAGAACCATGGGAGGTGTAGAAAACGGGAGTCCATATAACTTTCCCTCTTTTTCAAACAGTTCTAAAGTAGATGGGAAGAAGTCATCCATATTATATTCCGCATCATCTTTAAACGAAGATACATCTTCTAAAATGCCATTTTCCATAAATTGAGGAACCATTCGTTCAGCTGCCCAGCCGATATCAGGCAATTCTCTGCCAGCTGCTAAAACGGTTATTTTTTGCTGATAATCCGGAAATGGAACACTTTCTAAATTTACCTTGATATTAGGATGTGTCTCATAGAATTTTTCAAGCAGTTTATTATACATCTCCTGATGCGCTTCGTTTCCCCATATCATAAAGGTAAGTTCAACTTGTTCATCATTCTTTTTCGAATCTCCATCTGAGCTGGATGGTTCTGCTTTGTTGCTGCAGGCGAATGTAAACGTTGTCATTAATAAAATTAAAAAAATTACACCAAGCTTTTTCATTTTTTTCCCCCTCTCCTTTGACTCTAATTGTAGAAGGAAAATCCGGTTCAAAATATCCCTTCAATCAAAGAAAAAGTACTATTTTAATAGTTGATCGAATCTTAAGATAACTTCCTGTATTCTTTAGGTGTTAAGCCTACTTCCTGTTTAAAAAGTGACATAAAATGCTTTGGGCTCTTATAACCTGAGAGCTGAGCTACCTCATATACCTTTAGGTTTGTGTTCTTCAGCAGATTTTTCGCTCTCTTTAAACGTGCACCCGTTAAATAGTCTGTAAAGGTCTGATTCAGCTCAGACTTAAATAATTGCCCTATGTATTGGGGATGGAGAAACATATGATCAGCAATGTGTTTAAGTGTTACTTCCTGCCCAATATGATCGTGAACGTAATGCAAGATTTTCTGAAACTGTCCGGAAACATCTGTATATGATTCTTCCTCTTTATCTTTAAAAATATTGGTGATTACATTAGAAAGCTCAACCCGATTAACTGGTTTAAGCAAGTAATCATTAACACCATATTTAAGAGCAGCTCTTGCATATTCAAAATCACTGTGCCCGCTCAGGATAATAACGGGTACATCTTCAGAGACTTGCCTTACCTTTGAAATAAATGCTAAACCATCCATTCCTCCCATACGTATATCCGTAATTATTAAATGCGGGATCTGTTGACGAACCCGCATCATGCCTTCCTCACCGCTGTTCGCTTCCCATACTCGAAGCTCTCCACTTATGGCCTCTAACAATACCTTCAGCCCTTGTCTAATAATTGATTCGTCTTCAACCACTAATACGTTTTTCATACAATTTTTCCTCCTCCCTATATAGCGGTAAAGAAACAGAGACAGAAAACCCTTTATGTTCTTCACTTTGGATATCCAAGCCGAAATCACTTCCATACAGCAACTGAATCCGTTCATGTATATTTGGCAATGCCACACCATGATGCTGTTCATTAGAATGGCTTGGTTTTTGAGCTCTAATAATTTGTTTTAATTCTTTTAATTTCTCCAATTCCATTCCCACTCCATTATCCGAAATGATTATTTTCAATTGTTCCCCTATTTTAAAAGCCTGTATTTTTATCTTCCCGCCAGTATTGCGCAATCCGTGGACAATCGCATTTTCAATAATGGGCTGAAGGATTAGCTTGGGTATGACTGAATCCTTTAAGGAATCTGGAATGTCCTCTATATAATGCAGCTTCTCTCCTATCCTTACTTTTTGAATTGTGATATAAGAGCCAACGAATGCCGTCTCTTCCTCTAATCTGACAATTTTCGCTTTGTTGTCCACCGTATACCGGAGCAGCTTGCCTAATGAAGAGACCATATCCGATACTTCAAAATTCCCTCTGGTAATCGCCAGCATATTAATGGACTCCAATGTGTTATAGAGGAAATGAGGATTCATCTGGCTTTGCAGGGCTCTCAGCTCCGCATCCTTCTCTCTCAGGCTCGTTCGATAGACTTCGGTAACCAAACGATCGATTTCACTAACCATAAGATTGAATCCTTTTCCAAGATCACCAATTTCGTCATTTGATTGAACCATTACCCGCTGGGAGAAATTCCCCTTTTTCACTCCCTCCATCGCCTCACTAAGTCTATGAATGGAACCAACTAGAGGCTTTGATAAAATAAAACCTAATATGAACGCTATTAAAATACCGGCCATAACCACAACGAAAAGTACTTTCCGAAGATAGTTCACTTCGCTAAAAATTTCAGATTTGGGTGTGAGCATGACAATATTAAGTCCCGAGTATTCGGATTGATTATAAACCATCATATAATCTACACCTTCAATTGGGATATTGGTATAATTATTAACTTTTATATTTTCCATTTCTGGCAAAATGTTTGGATAAATATCATTTTCCTCACTGTTTGGATAAATGATTTCCTTTTGATTGTTTACAATAAAAATTTGGCTTTTTGTCTTTGTATTCTTAACCATATCTTGGATCAGCTCTTGCTTCAAATCTATTTTAATAATACCTAGCGGAGTTTGATCGGACGGATCCCTTATTAATCTAGCCACCGAAAAGACAGCTGTATCCTTATTTAAGTAATAGTTCGGATGATGAAGCGGGAGAATCACATGTTCACCATCTGCTTTTATTATTCTTTGAAGCCACTCGTTATTTTGTTCAAATACTTGGAGCATAATGGTATTTGAATCCAGATTGCTGAATATATTCCCATCATTGGCCAGGATGTGTATACCTCGAATTTCATTTCTCATATGGACAAAACTCGAAATATATCGCCAGATTTTCACTCTCTCATTCGCTGGCGGAAAGGGGGCTCCCACCCCTGAAATCTGGTGATTCTTTAATATATTTATTACTTCTTGATCATATAAAGGGGATAAAGAGATGATCTGCATTTCTTTAATATAACGGTCCAGATTCCGATTGATTTGATCAGCAAGCTGTATCGAGTATTCTTCAGCGTTCCTTTGGCTTGCTCCACCAAATTGATAGTAGGTGATACTGCCAAGGATTGAGGCGGTTAGTAAGATTAGGAGGGAGAAAACCAGAATGAGCTTAATGCGATAAGGAAGAGAGAGCAGCTTTGCTTTATAGGATTTTCTAATTGTTTTTAGATTCATGAAGATTCTCCTTTGTCTGGAACTTTTGCTCTATAGG
It encodes the following:
- a CDS encoding ABC transporter substrate-binding protein, translating into MKKLGVIFLILLMTTFTFACSNKAEPSSSDGDSKKNDEQVELTFMIWGNEAHQEMYNKLLEKFYETHPNIKVNLESVPFPDYQQKITVLAAGRELPDIGWAAERMVPQFMENGILEDVSSFKDDAEYNMDDFFPSTLELFEKEGKLYGLPFSTPPMVLFYNEDLFINAGEKTPNEHVEAGTWTWEQFEKSAKAISASGTYGANFFRDWNTWIALLSHTWSNGGSLFNEETTEFTWNSPQGVETLEMLDRMMFKDKSHPKAGEQVSFESGKIGMFFDVYSYVSRAREVKDFKWDIAPLPEGPEGRFPMLGQAGYTMFAGSKHPEEAKELLKFLTSQEGITASSTFFVPPRESVLSSDEFVNQPNNPPVESIQRAVIDEMDNARLQEGHMEWQKIDNAIQFGFDELFGQLKKPEEILNGMDEKIDPILK
- a CDS encoding response regulator transcription factor codes for the protein MKNVLVVEDESIIRQGLKVLLEAISGELRVWEANSGEEGMMRVRQQIPHLIITDIRMGGMDGLAFISKVRQVSEDVPVIILSGHSDFEYARAALKYGVNDYLLKPVNRVELSNVITNIFKDKEEESYTDVSGQFQKILHYVHDHIGQEVTLKHIADHMFLHPQYIGQLFKSELNQTFTDYLTGARLKRAKNLLKNTNLKVYEVAQLSGYKSPKHFMSLFKQEVGLTPKEYRKLS
- a CDS encoding sensor histidine kinase, which gives rise to MNLKTIRKSYKAKLLSLPYRIKLILVFSLLILLTASILGSITYYQFGGASQRNAEEYSIQLADQINRNLDRYIKEMQIISLSPLYDQEVINILKNHQISGVGAPFPPANERVKIWRYISSFVHMRNEIRGIHILANDGNIFSNLDSNTIMLQVFEQNNEWLQRIIKADGEHVILPLHHPNYYLNKDTAVFSVARLIRDPSDQTPLGIIKIDLKQELIQDMVKNTKTKSQIFIVNNQKEIIYPNSEENDIYPNILPEMENIKVNNYTNIPIEGVDYMMVYNQSEYSGLNIVMLTPKSEIFSEVNYLRKVLFVVVMAGILIAFILGFILSKPLVGSIHRLSEAMEGVKKGNFSQRVMVQSNDEIGDLGKGFNLMVSEIDRLVTEVYRTSLREKDAELRALQSQMNPHFLYNTLESINMLAITRGNFEVSDMVSSLGKLLRYTVDNKAKIVRLEEETAFVGSYITIQKVRIGEKLHYIEDIPDSLKDSVIPKLILQPIIENAIVHGLRNTGGKIKIQAFKIGEQLKIIISDNGVGMELEKLKELKQIIRAQKPSHSNEQHHGVALPNIHERIQLLYGSDFGLDIQSEEHKGFSVSVSLPLYREEEKLYEKRISG